One region of Salvelinus namaycush isolate Seneca chromosome 3, SaNama_1.0, whole genome shotgun sequence genomic DNA includes:
- the LOC120044388 gene encoding CDKN2AIP N-terminal-like protein isoform X1 has translation MAEMEIEEFIEQNRHLATLVDTYRGISESEKHWKARREFLFRNINDFEDPHIDQLLALSMVWANNVFLGCRYSPDLLEKMKEMAEGIVVEDAPVFKTRDEIMKNQNLRSSAPMCFLKSMLVYGPGACSLSSKGNTAPCLPGMIQTSLLYY, from the exons ATGGCCGAGATGGAAATCGAGGAATTCATTGAACAAAACAGGCATTTGGCCACGCTTGTAGATACATATCGTGGCATCTCAGAGAGTGAAAAACACTGGAAGGCCAGGAGGGAATTCCTATTTAGAAATATAAACGACTTTGAAGACCCACACATTGACCAGCTGCTAGCATTGTCCATGGTATGGGCCAACAACGTGTTTCTTGGCTGTCG ATACAGTCCAGACCTCCTGGAGAAAATGAAGGAAATGGCTGAAGGAATTGTGGTGGAGGATGCCCCTGTTTTCAAAACCAGAGATGAGATAATGAAAAACCAG AACCTCAGATCTTCTGCTCCAATGTGCTTTCTGAAGTCTATGCTGGTATATGGCCCTGGTGCTTGCTCACTGAGCAGTAAGGGAAACACTGCCCCCTGCCTGCCAGGGATGATCCAGACCAGTCTGCTCTACtactaa
- the LOC120044388 gene encoding CDKN2AIP N-terminal-like protein isoform X2, which yields MAEMEIEEFIEQNRHLATLVDTYRGISESEKHWKARREFLFRNINDFEDPHIDQLLALSMVWANNVFLGCRYSPDLLEKMKEMAEGIVVEDAPVFKTRDEIMKNQKR from the exons ATGGCCGAGATGGAAATCGAGGAATTCATTGAACAAAACAGGCATTTGGCCACGCTTGTAGATACATATCGTGGCATCTCAGAGAGTGAAAAACACTGGAAGGCCAGGAGGGAATTCCTATTTAGAAATATAAACGACTTTGAAGACCCACACATTGACCAGCTGCTAGCATTGTCCATGGTATGGGCCAACAACGTGTTTCTTGGCTGTCG ATACAGTCCAGACCTCCTGGAGAAAATGAAGGAAATGGCTGAAGGAATTGTGGTGGAGGATGCCCCTGTTTTCAAAACCAGAGATGAGATAATGAAAAACCAG AAACGATGA
- the LOC120031963 gene encoding ubiquitin-conjugating enzyme E2 B isoform X1 — translation MSTPARRRLMRDFKRLQEDPPTGVSGAPSENNIMMWNAVIFGPVGTPFEDGTFKLVIEFSEEYPNKPPTVRFISKMFHPNVYADGSICLDILQNRWSPTYDVSSILTSIQSLLDEPNPNSPANSQAAQLYQENKREYEKRVSAIVEQSWVDS, via the exons ATGTCTACTCCGGCTAGAAGACGACTTATGAGAGATTTCAAAAG ACTTCAAGAAGACCCCCCAACTGGCGTGAGTGGTGCTCCATCAGAGAATAACATCATGATGTGGAATGCTGTTATTTTTGG GCCTGTGGGTACACCATTTGAGGATG GAACTTTTAAGCTTGTGATAGAATTTTCAGAAGAGTACCCTAACAAGCCACCCACGGTTCGATTTATCTCCAAAATGTTTCACCCAAATG TCTATGCAGATGGAAGTATATGTTTAGACATCCTTCAGAATCGTTGGAGCCCCACATATGATGTGTCGTCCATTTTGACGTCTATCCAG TCCCTGTTGGATGAGCCGAATCCTAACAGTCCAGCCAACAGCCAGGCTGCACAGCTTTATCAAGAAAACAAGCGGGAGTACGAGAAGAGAGTTTCTGCCATCGTGGAGCAGAGCTGGGTAGACTCCTAA
- the LOC120031963 gene encoding ubiquitin-conjugating enzyme E2 B isoform X2: MMWNAVIFGPVGTPFEDGTFKLVIEFSEEYPNKPPTVRFISKMFHPNVYADGSICLDILQNRWSPTYDVSSILTSIQSLLDEPNPNSPANSQAAQLYQENKREYEKRVSAIVEQSWVDS, translated from the exons ATGATGTGGAATGCTGTTATTTTTGG GCCTGTGGGTACACCATTTGAGGATG GAACTTTTAAGCTTGTGATAGAATTTTCAGAAGAGTACCCTAACAAGCCACCCACGGTTCGATTTATCTCCAAAATGTTTCACCCAAATG TCTATGCAGATGGAAGTATATGTTTAGACATCCTTCAGAATCGTTGGAGCCCCACATATGATGTGTCGTCCATTTTGACGTCTATCCAG TCCCTGTTGGATGAGCCGAATCCTAACAGTCCAGCCAACAGCCAGGCTGCACAGCTTTATCAAGAAAACAAGCGGGAGTACGAGAAGAGAGTTTCTGCCATCGTGGAGCAGAGCTGGGTAGACTCCTAA